Proteins from a single region of Azospira inquinata:
- the gshA gene encoding glutamate--cysteine ligase translates to MVPHLTTALSGPLLELEKAFLDNSTRIEQWLRGQWLEHTPPFYASVDLRNNGYKLAPVDTNLFPGGFNNLNPAFLPLCVQATMSAVERLCPEARDLLLIPENHTRNQFYLQNVATLATILRQTGLNVRLGTLIPEITEPTPIDLENGQRLLLEPLVRSQYRLGLKDFDPCAILLNNDLSAGIPDILKDLNEQFLLPPLHGGWAVRRKSHHFAAYDEVARAFGEALGLDPWRINPYFSVCNQINFHERQGEDCLAANVDMLLTRIREKYREYGIDETPFVVVKADAGTYGMGVMTVRDASEVVGLNRKQRNKMSVIKEGLEVSEVIIQEGVHTFETVDDGVAEPVVYMMDRYVVGGFYRVHGSRSRDENLNAPGMHFKPLAFETCCNQPEHALGPDAPPNRFYAYGVVARLALLAASVELERTAPEE, encoded by the coding sequence ATGGTTCCCCATCTCACCACCGCCCTCTCCGGCCCCCTGCTGGAACTGGAGAAGGCTTTCCTCGACAACAGCACCCGCATTGAACAATGGCTGCGGGGCCAGTGGCTGGAGCACACGCCGCCTTTCTACGCCTCCGTGGATTTGCGCAACAACGGCTACAAGCTGGCGCCGGTGGATACCAATCTGTTCCCCGGCGGTTTCAATAACCTGAACCCGGCCTTTCTGCCCCTCTGCGTCCAGGCCACCATGTCCGCCGTGGAGCGCCTGTGTCCGGAAGCCCGGGATTTGCTGCTAATTCCGGAAAACCACACCCGCAACCAGTTCTACCTGCAAAACGTGGCCACCCTGGCCACCATCCTGCGCCAGACGGGCCTGAATGTGCGCCTGGGCACCCTGATTCCTGAAATCACCGAGCCTACCCCCATCGACCTGGAAAACGGCCAGCGCCTGCTCCTGGAGCCCCTGGTGCGCAGCCAGTACCGGCTCGGCCTGAAGGATTTCGATCCCTGCGCCATTCTGCTTAACAACGATTTGTCGGCTGGGATTCCGGACATTCTCAAAGACCTGAACGAGCAGTTTCTCCTGCCCCCCCTCCACGGAGGCTGGGCGGTGCGCCGCAAATCCCACCATTTCGCCGCCTACGATGAGGTGGCCCGGGCCTTCGGGGAGGCCCTGGGCCTGGACCCCTGGCGCATCAACCCCTATTTCAGCGTCTGCAACCAGATCAATTTCCATGAGCGCCAGGGGGAAGACTGCCTGGCCGCCAACGTGGATATGCTCCTCACCCGCATCCGGGAAAAGTACCGGGAATACGGCATCGACGAGACCCCCTTCGTGGTGGTCAAGGCCGACGCGGGCACCTACGGCATGGGGGTGATGACGGTGCGGGACGCCTCCGAGGTGGTGGGCCTGAACCGCAAGCAGCGCAACAAAATGAGCGTGATCAAGGAAGGTCTGGAAGTCTCCGAGGTAATCATCCAGGAAGGGGTGCATACCTTCGAAACCGTGGATGACGGAGTGGCCGAGCCGGTGGTCTATATGATGGACCGCTATGTGGTGGGCGGCTTCTACCGGGTCCACGGCAGCCGCAGCCGGGACGAAAACCTCAACGCCCCGGGCATGCACTTCAAGCCTTTGGCTTTCGAGACCTGTTGCAACCAGCCGGAACACGCCCTGGGGCCCGATGCCCCTCCCAACCGCTTCTACGCCTATGGCGTGGTGGCCCGTCTTGCCCTCCTGGCCGCCTCGGTGGAACTGGAGCGCACCGCCCCTGAGGAGTAA
- a CDS encoding ABC-F family ATPase, protein MLVAANITMQFGAKPLFENVNVKFGEGFRYGLIGANGAGKSTFMKILCGLLEPTGGNVSKDTHERMAYLRQDQFAYEDMRVLDVVLMGHEEMWACMQEKDAIYANPEATEEDYMKAAELEGKFAEYDGYTAEARAGELLLGVGIPTDKHNGPMREVAPGWKLRVLLAQALFANPDILLLDEPTNNLDINTIRWLEDVLNERNSTMVIISHDRHFLNQVCTHMADLDYGKITLYPGNYDDFMEASTQARERQQQANAKAKERVAELQDFVRRFSANKSKAKQATSRLKLIDKIKPEDMKPSSRQYPWIRFEYDDKDKLHRQAVEIENLNFGYDPAQPVIQNFTCTIDAGDKVAVIGENGAGKTTLLKLLMGQLQAQHGQIKWAEKARLGYYAQDHAADFADDTSLADWITEWVRMGGYEGGDVETLIRGTLGRLLFSGDEVKKSVKVISGGEQGRMLFGKLMLLRSNVLVLDEPTNHLDMESIESLNTALDLFKGTLVFVSHDREFVSSLATRIIEVKPSGLVDYKGTYEEYLSSQGIE, encoded by the coding sequence ATGCTCGTCGCCGCCAATATCACCATGCAGTTCGGGGCCAAGCCCCTGTTTGAAAACGTCAACGTCAAGTTTGGCGAAGGATTCCGCTACGGCCTTATCGGCGCGAACGGGGCGGGTAAATCCACCTTCATGAAAATCCTTTGCGGCCTGCTGGAACCCACCGGGGGCAACGTTTCCAAGGATACCCACGAACGCATGGCCTATCTGCGCCAGGACCAGTTTGCCTACGAGGACATGCGGGTGCTGGACGTGGTACTCATGGGCCATGAGGAAATGTGGGCCTGCATGCAGGAAAAGGACGCCATCTACGCCAATCCGGAGGCCACGGAAGAGGATTACATGAAGGCCGCCGAACTGGAAGGCAAGTTCGCGGAATACGACGGCTACACGGCGGAAGCCCGGGCCGGGGAGCTGCTCCTGGGGGTGGGTATCCCCACGGACAAGCACAACGGCCCCATGCGGGAAGTGGCCCCGGGCTGGAAGCTGCGGGTATTGCTGGCCCAGGCCCTGTTCGCCAATCCGGACATCCTGCTCCTGGACGAACCCACCAATAACCTGGACATCAACACCATCCGCTGGCTGGAAGACGTGCTCAATGAGCGCAATTCCACCATGGTCATCATTTCCCATGACCGCCACTTCCTGAACCAGGTCTGTACCCACATGGCCGACCTGGACTACGGCAAGATCACCCTCTACCCGGGCAACTACGACGACTTCATGGAAGCCTCCACCCAGGCCCGGGAACGGCAGCAGCAGGCCAACGCCAAGGCCAAGGAACGGGTGGCCGAGTTGCAGGACTTCGTGCGCCGCTTCTCCGCCAACAAGTCCAAGGCCAAGCAGGCCACCAGCCGCCTGAAGCTGATCGACAAGATCAAGCCGGAAGACATGAAGCCCTCTTCCCGCCAGTACCCCTGGATTCGCTTCGAGTACGACGACAAGGACAAGCTCCACCGTCAGGCTGTGGAAATCGAAAACCTGAACTTCGGTTACGACCCGGCCCAGCCCGTGATTCAGAACTTCACCTGCACCATCGACGCTGGCGACAAGGTGGCGGTGATAGGGGAAAACGGGGCGGGGAAAACCACCCTGCTGAAGCTGCTCATGGGCCAGCTGCAAGCCCAGCACGGCCAGATTAAATGGGCGGAAAAGGCTCGCCTGGGCTACTACGCCCAGGACCATGCCGCCGACTTCGCCGACGACACGAGCCTGGCCGACTGGATCACCGAATGGGTGCGCATGGGGGGCTACGAAGGGGGCGACGTGGAAACCTTGATCCGGGGCACCCTGGGCCGCCTGCTCTTCTCCGGGGACGAGGTGAAAAAGTCCGTCAAGGTCATCTCGGGGGGCGAACAGGGCCGCATGCTCTTCGGCAAGCTCATGCTGCTGCGCTCCAACGTACTGGTGCTGGACGAACCCACCAACCACTTGGACATGGAATCCATCGAATCCCTCAACACCGCCCTGGACCTCTTCAAGGGCACCCTGGTGTTCGTCTCCCATGACCGGGAATTCGTCTCCTCCCTGGCCACCCGGATCATCGAAGTGAAGCCCAGCGGCCTGGTGGATTACAAGGGCACCTACGAGGAATACCTCTCCAGCCAGGGCATCGAATAA
- a CDS encoding DMT family transporter, whose amino-acid sequence MHWVFLMVAIVSEVIATSALKASESFSRLGPSAVVVLGYAAAFYCLSLTLKTIPVGVAYAIWSGAGVVLIALIALIAWILYGQALNLAAILGIALIVAGVVILNLFAVTH is encoded by the coding sequence ATGCACTGGGTATTTCTAATGGTAGCCATCGTGAGCGAAGTCATTGCCACCTCCGCCCTCAAAGCCTCAGAAAGCTTTTCCCGCCTGGGCCCCTCCGCCGTAGTGGTCCTGGGCTACGCCGCCGCCTTCTACTGCCTTTCCCTCACCCTGAAAACCATCCCGGTGGGCGTGGCCTACGCCATCTGGTCCGGCGCCGGCGTCGTCCTCATCGCCCTCATCGCCCTCATCGCCTGGATACTCTACGGCCAAGCCCTCAACCTAGCCGCCATCCTGGGCATCGCCCTGATTGTCGCTGGAGTAGTTATTTTGAATCTATTTGCGGTGACCCACTGA
- a CDS encoding HD-GYP domain-containing protein, which yields MIKLIPIDALQTGMYIHDLNLNWMDHNFLRNAFAVKDGDILQRVRATGVHELYIDTEKGLDVADGGTAPTEEETSQAMERRLEAIAHDEQKPVLAAPLEDESRRAKKLHGEANRIVKDIMGDIRLGQQIQMEKVEPLVEKMVDSIFRHQDALIPLARLKTHDEYTFQHSVSVCALMVAFARGLKLSREVIKEIAIGALLHDVGKAKVPDDILNKPGKLTDGEFDKMKSHVVQSKIILHNTPGISEIALDVAAQHHERFDGTGYPNKLKGQEISFYGQMGAIVDVYDAITSNRVYHKGMAPTDALKKLLEWSKFHFNPELVQSFIRTIGIYPSGSLVRLESGRMGVVLEQHADKLLQPRVKLFYSAAHRHYLTPEEVDLSKSQDRIVAHEDPETWSIDIAAWLPAAA from the coding sequence ATGATCAAGCTCATTCCCATTGATGCCCTGCAGACCGGTATGTACATCCACGATCTGAACCTGAACTGGATGGACCATAACTTCCTGCGCAATGCCTTTGCCGTGAAGGATGGGGACATCCTGCAACGGGTGCGGGCGACGGGGGTCCATGAGCTGTACATCGACACGGAAAAGGGCCTGGATGTGGCGGATGGGGGCACGGCCCCCACGGAAGAGGAAACCAGCCAGGCCATGGAGCGGCGCCTGGAGGCCATTGCCCACGACGAGCAGAAGCCCGTTCTGGCCGCCCCCCTGGAGGATGAATCCCGGCGGGCCAAGAAGCTCCACGGGGAAGCCAACCGGATCGTCAAAGACATCATGGGGGACATCCGCCTGGGCCAGCAGATCCAGATGGAAAAGGTGGAACCCCTGGTGGAAAAAATGGTGGATTCCATTTTTCGCCACCAAGACGCCCTGATTCCCCTGGCCCGGCTGAAAACCCATGACGAATACACCTTCCAGCATTCCGTCTCGGTGTGCGCCCTGATGGTGGCCTTTGCCCGGGGCTTGAAGCTGTCCCGGGAGGTGATCAAGGAAATCGCCATTGGCGCCCTGCTCCACGACGTGGGCAAGGCCAAGGTGCCGGACGACATCCTCAACAAGCCGGGCAAGCTGACCGACGGGGAATTCGACAAAATGAAGTCCCACGTGGTGCAGAGCAAGATCATCCTGCACAACACCCCGGGTATCAGCGAAATCGCCCTGGACGTGGCCGCCCAGCACCACGAGCGCTTTGACGGCACGGGCTACCCGAATAAGCTGAAGGGCCAGGAAATCAGCTTCTACGGCCAGATGGGGGCCATCGTGGATGTGTACGACGCCATTACCTCCAACCGGGTCTACCACAAGGGTATGGCCCCCACGGATGCCCTGAAAAAGCTCCTGGAGTGGAGCAAATTCCACTTCAATCCGGAGCTGGTCCAGTCCTTCATCCGCACCATCGGCATCTATCCCTCAGGCTCCCTGGTACGCCTGGAAAGCGGCCGCATGGGGGTGGTGCTGGAACAGCACGCGGATAAACTGCTCCAGCCCCGGGTCAAGCTCTTCTACAGCGCCGCCCACCGCCACTACCTGACCCCGGAAGAGGTGGATTTGTCCAAATCCCAGGACCGGATCGTGGCCCACGAAGACCCGGAAACCTGGTCCATCGACATCGCCGCCTGGCTTCCCGCCGCTGCATAA
- a CDS encoding ATP-binding cassette domain-containing protein: MITLRNLSFGRAGRPLVEGASLQLHAGHKVGLTGANGCGKSSFFALVTGVLHPEQGDLELPAAWVIAHVAQETPALPDQALEFVLDGDRELRRIETELKEAEARQDGVRIAALHARYGEIGGYGARARAAELLHGLGFRDPDFTKPVAEFSGGWRVRLNLAQALMCRSDLLLLDEPTNHLDLDAVLWLESWLKSYRGTLLMISHDRDFLDAVVGHILHIEQGHMKLYTGDYSAFERQRAEQLALQQALHDKQQRERAHLQSYIERFRAKATKARQAQSRIKALGRMEEVAAAHADTPFTFRFRDPVSSPDPLLVLRQARIGYNDKTLLDNLSLTLRPGERVALLGRNGAGKSTLIKLLAGALAPQAGERREGKGLNIGYFAQHQLEQLRPDESALQHMARLAPEVREQELRDYLGGFDFRGDQATRPCGVFSGGEKSRLALALLIWTRPNLLLLDEPTNHLDLEMREALNLALQEYDGGVVLVSHDRHLLRTTADQLYLVAEGAMTPFDGDLDDYTDWLAQQRSAAHQDPDRQADKAERRQQRQEDAAARQALLAKRRPLVKEGEQLEKKLASWQGELKLLEQRLADPSLYTPEQKAQLEPLLRRQGELSSLVTAGEERWLDIQTQLDELPAP, translated from the coding sequence ATGATCACCCTACGCAATCTCAGTTTTGGCCGGGCCGGCCGCCCCCTGGTGGAAGGCGCCAGTCTCCAGCTCCACGCCGGTCACAAGGTGGGCCTCACCGGCGCCAACGGCTGCGGTAAATCCTCCTTTTTCGCCCTGGTCACCGGCGTCCTGCACCCGGAACAGGGGGACCTGGAACTGCCCGCCGCCTGGGTCATTGCCCACGTGGCCCAGGAAACTCCGGCCCTACCGGATCAGGCCCTGGAATTCGTCCTGGACGGGGACCGGGAATTACGCCGCATCGAAACCGAACTGAAGGAAGCGGAAGCCCGCCAGGACGGGGTGCGTATCGCCGCCCTCCATGCCCGCTACGGGGAAATCGGCGGTTACGGCGCCCGGGCCCGGGCGGCGGAGCTGCTCCACGGCTTGGGCTTCCGGGACCCGGATTTCACCAAGCCGGTGGCGGAATTTTCCGGGGGCTGGCGGGTGCGCCTGAACCTGGCCCAGGCCCTGATGTGCCGCTCCGATCTGCTGCTCCTGGACGAGCCCACCAACCACTTGGACCTGGATGCCGTGCTCTGGCTGGAAAGCTGGCTGAAGAGCTACCGGGGCACCCTGCTCATGATTTCCCATGACCGGGACTTTCTCGACGCGGTGGTGGGCCACATCCTGCACATCGAGCAGGGCCACATGAAGCTTTACACCGGCGACTACTCCGCCTTTGAGCGTCAGCGGGCGGAACAACTGGCCCTGCAACAGGCCCTCCACGACAAGCAGCAGCGGGAACGGGCCCACCTGCAAAGCTACATCGAGCGCTTCCGCGCCAAGGCCACCAAGGCCCGCCAGGCCCAAAGCCGGATCAAGGCCCTGGGCCGCATGGAGGAAGTGGCGGCGGCCCACGCCGATACCCCCTTCACCTTCCGCTTCCGGGATCCGGTGTCCAGCCCGGACCCCCTGCTGGTGCTGCGACAGGCCCGCATCGGCTACAACGATAAAACCCTGCTGGACAATCTCTCCCTCACCCTGCGGCCCGGGGAGCGGGTCGCCCTGCTGGGTCGCAACGGGGCGGGGAAATCCACCCTGATCAAGCTCCTGGCCGGGGCCCTGGCGCCCCAGGCCGGGGAACGGCGGGAAGGCAAGGGCCTCAATATCGGCTACTTCGCCCAGCACCAGCTGGAACAGCTGCGTCCGGACGAATCCGCCTTGCAACACATGGCCCGTCTGGCCCCGGAGGTGCGGGAGCAGGAACTGCGGGACTACCTGGGGGGCTTCGATTTCCGGGGCGACCAGGCCACTCGGCCCTGCGGCGTCTTTTCCGGGGGAGAAAAATCCCGCCTGGCCCTTGCCCTGCTCATCTGGACCCGGCCCAATCTGCTGCTCCTGGACGAACCCACCAACCACCTGGACCTGGAAATGCGGGAGGCCCTCAATCTGGCCCTCCAGGAATACGACGGGGGGGTGGTGCTAGTCTCCCACGACCGGCACCTGCTGCGCACCACCGCCGACCAGCTTTATCTGGTGGCGGAGGGAGCCATGACCCCCTTTGACGGGGATCTGGACGACTACACCGACTGGCTGGCCCAGCAGCGCAGCGCCGCCCACCAGGACCCGGACCGGCAGGCGGACAAGGCGGAACGGCGCCAGCAGCGCCAGGAAGATGCGGCGGCCCGCCAGGCCCTGCTGGCCAAGCGCCGCCCCCTGGTGAAGGAAGGGGAACAGCTGGAAAAGAAACTGGCCTCCTGGCAGGGGGAATTAAAGCTCCTGGAACAGCGCCTGGCGGACCCCAGCCTCTACACCCCGGAACA